The proteins below are encoded in one region of Paralysiella testudinis:
- the tuf gene encoding elongation factor Tu codes for MAKEKFARNKPHVNVGTIGHVDHGKTTLTAALTTILSKKFGGAAKAYDQIDNAPEEKARGITINTSHVEYETEGRHYAHVDCPGHADYVKNMITGAAQMDGAILVCSAADGPMPQTREHILLARQVGVPYILVFMNKCDMVDDEELLELVEMEIRDLLSSYDFPGDDVPIIKGSALKALEGDSSDIGETAIFALADALDSYIPTPERAVDKPFLLPIEDVFSISGRGTVVTGRVERGIVNVGDEIEIVGLKPTQKTTCTGVEMFRKLLDQGQAGDNVGVLLRGTKREDVERGQVLAKPGSITPHTKFKAEVYVLSKEEGGRHTPFFANYRPQFYFRTTDVTGAVSLNEGVEMVMPGENVAITVELIAPIAMEEGLRFAIREGGRTVGAGVVSTVIA; via the coding sequence ATGGCTAAAGAAAAATTCGCGCGGAACAAACCGCACGTAAACGTTGGCACCATCGGTCACGTTGACCATGGTAAAACCACCCTGACCGCCGCACTGACCACCATTTTGTCTAAAAAATTCGGTGGCGCGGCCAAAGCCTACGACCAAATCGACAATGCCCCGGAAGAAAAAGCCCGCGGCATCACCATCAACACCTCACACGTTGAATACGAAACCGAAGGCCGCCACTACGCCCACGTAGACTGCCCGGGTCACGCCGACTATGTGAAAAACATGATTACCGGTGCTGCCCAAATGGACGGCGCCATCTTGGTATGCTCTGCCGCCGACGGCCCCATGCCGCAAACCCGCGAACACATCCTGTTGGCTCGCCAAGTAGGCGTACCCTACATCCTCGTGTTCATGAACAAATGCGACATGGTTGACGACGAAGAACTGTTGGAACTGGTTGAAATGGAAATCCGCGACCTGCTCTCCAGCTACGACTTCCCCGGCGACGACGTACCCATCATCAAAGGCTCTGCTCTGAAAGCCCTGGAAGGCGACAGCAGCGACATCGGCGAAACCGCCATCTTCGCCCTGGCCGACGCATTGGACAGCTACATCCCCACGCCCGAGCGTGCCGTAGACAAACCCTTCCTGCTGCCGATTGAAGACGTATTCTCTATTTCCGGCCGTGGTACCGTAGTAACCGGTCGTGTAGAGCGCGGTATCGTTAACGTGGGCGACGAGATTGAAATCGTAGGCCTGAAGCCCACCCAAAAAACCACCTGTACCGGCGTGGAAATGTTCCGCAAATTGCTGGATCAAGGCCAAGCAGGCGACAACGTAGGCGTATTGTTGCGCGGCACCAAACGTGAAGACGTAGAGCGTGGCCAAGTATTGGCCAAGCCCGGCTCTATCACCCCGCACACCAAGTTTAAAGCCGAAGTGTACGTATTGAGCAAAGAAGAGGGTGGCCGTCATACCCCGTTCTTCGCCAACTACCGTCCGCAATTCTACTTCCGCACCACCGACGTGACCGGCGCAGTAAGCCTGAACGAAGGCGTGGAAATGGTAATGCCGGGTGAAAACGTGGCCATCACTGTAGAACTGATTGCCCCGATTGCCATGGAAGAAGGCCTGCGTTTCGCGATTCGCGAAGGTGGCCGTACCGTGGGTGCTGGTGTGGTTTCTACCGTAATTGCTTAA
- the rpsJ gene encoding 30S ribosomal protein S10, protein MASQKIRIRLKAYDYALIDHSAQEIVETAKRTGAVVKGPIPLPTKIERFNILRSPHVNKTSREQLEIRTHLRLMDIVDWTDKTTDALMKLDLPAGVDVEIKVQ, encoded by the coding sequence ATGGCTAGCCAAAAAATCCGTATCCGTCTGAAAGCTTATGATTACGCTTTGATTGATCACTCCGCCCAAGAAATCGTCGAAACCGCCAAGCGCACCGGCGCCGTGGTGAAAGGCCCGATTCCCTTGCCCACCAAAATCGAGCGTTTCAACATCCTGCGCTCACCGCACGTGAACAAAACCTCACGTGAACAGCTGGAAATCCGCACCCACCTGCGCTTGATGGACATTGTCGATTGGACCGACAAAACCACCGACGCGCTGATGAAACTGGATTTGCCCGCCGGTGTGGACGTGGAAATCAAAGTACAATAA
- a CDS encoding aminotransferase-like domain-containing protein produces MDYRFSDAIANTPKSFIREILKLTQSDNIISFAGGLPNSALFPVDAIRHAAEHVLSRDGRNTLQYSTTEGHAPLRAWIAERYARHGMNVAPEQVLITNGSQQALDLLGKVFLNPGDAVALENPSYLGAIQAFRLFRPQFHSATLSTDGIDVAELQAVMRQHQCRFFYGIPNFQNPTGLSYSATTRQQLATMLQQEQQLMIEDDPYGALRFSGSSLPPVAALAPEQVVMLGSFSKVCAPGMRLGWMVAPAPVLAQLAVAKQAADLHSGYFSQRVLYQYLQDNNLDEHISQISHAYQQQQQAMVAALQQHLPPGIAHTTPEGGMFLWLTLPKHWSATDLFHIAVRHGVAFVPGEPFFADASQRHHLRMSYCTVDVATIHTGVQRLAAAMAEYAAQLPQHSKETQ; encoded by the coding sequence ATGGATTACCGCTTTTCCGACGCCATTGCCAACACGCCCAAATCGTTTATCCGCGAAATTCTCAAGCTCACCCAGAGTGACAACATCATCTCCTTTGCCGGCGGCCTGCCCAACAGCGCCCTGTTTCCGGTGGATGCCATCCGCCATGCCGCCGAACACGTGCTCAGCCGCGATGGCCGCAACACCCTCCAATACAGCACCACCGAAGGCCACGCCCCCTTGCGTGCTTGGATTGCCGAGCGCTATGCCCGCCACGGCATGAATGTGGCGCCGGAGCAAGTATTGATCACCAACGGCTCGCAACAGGCACTGGATTTGCTGGGCAAGGTTTTCCTCAATCCCGGCGATGCCGTGGCCTTGGAAAACCCCAGCTATCTGGGCGCCATCCAAGCTTTCCGCCTGTTCCGTCCGCAATTTCACAGCGCCACCCTCAGCACCGATGGTATTGACGTGGCCGAGCTGCAAGCGGTGATGCGGCAACACCAATGCCGCTTTTTCTACGGCATCCCCAACTTCCAAAACCCCACCGGCTTAAGCTACAGCGCCACCACCCGCCAGCAGCTGGCCACCATGCTGCAACAAGAACAGCAACTGATGATTGAAGACGACCCCTACGGTGCCTTGCGCTTTAGCGGCAGCAGCCTGCCGCCGGTGGCCGCCTTGGCACCGGAGCAGGTGGTGATGTTGGGCTCGTTTTCCAAAGTTTGCGCTCCCGGTATGCGCTTGGGCTGGATGGTTGCCCCGGCACCGGTATTAGCGCAATTGGCAGTGGCCAAACAGGCCGCCGACCTACACAGCGGCTACTTCAGCCAGCGCGTGCTCTACCAATACCTGCAAGACAATAATTTAGATGAGCACATCAGCCAGATTTCCCACGCCTACCAACAGCAGCAACAAGCCATGGTGGCGGCATTGCAGCAACATCTGCCACCCGGCATTGCCCACACCACACCGGAAGGCGGCATGTTCTTGTGGCTCACGCTGCCTAAACACTGGTCGGCCACCGACTTGTTCCACATTGCCGTACGCCACGGCGTGGCCTTTGTGCCGGGTGAGCCGTTTTTTGCCGATGCCAGCCAGCGCCATCACCTTCGCATGAGCTATTGCACCGTAGACGTCGCCACCATCCACACCGGCGTGCAACGCTTGGCCGCGGCCATGGCCGAGTATGCGGCGCAATTGCCGCAACATAGCAAAGAAACTCAATAA
- a CDS encoding GNAT family N-acetyltransferase: protein MHTLIYTSIDSADALQQHAGLMEAVFPLHQSLRPHFQDFDAYLTQMQRVLADHARLLVVQYTDHQAIGLALYRMHHNTYQHKLFFLEDLVVDENQRGRHLGSQILLQCEHIARSNGCHYLSLDSGTFRTRAHKFYYSHDYVADCFHFSKKL, encoded by the coding sequence ATGCATACTCTGATTTACACCAGCATCGACAGCGCCGACGCCTTGCAACAACACGCCGGCCTGATGGAAGCCGTTTTTCCCTTACACCAAAGCCTGCGTCCGCATTTTCAGGATTTCGATGCCTATTTGACACAAATGCAACGGGTGTTGGCCGACCATGCCCGCTTGCTGGTGGTGCAATACACCGATCACCAAGCCATCGGCCTTGCTTTGTACCGTATGCACCACAACACCTATCAGCACAAATTGTTTTTTCTGGAGGATTTGGTGGTCGACGAAAATCAGCGCGGCCGGCATCTGGGCAGCCAAATTTTATTGCAGTGCGAGCATATCGCGCGCAGCAACGGCTGTCATTATTTATCGCTTGATTCCGGCACCTTCCGCACCCGTGCGCACAAGTTTTACTACAGCCACGACTATGTGGCCGATTGTTTTCATTTTTCTAAAAAACTTTAA
- a CDS encoding PTS transporter subunit IIC has protein sequence MAVKQFLAARNIEFSVRRYGVDALNFMALGLFSSLIVGLILKTIGTWADLPWLVAVGTQAQGVMGAAIGVGVAYALKAPPLVLLASVATGTAGAALGGPVGCFIAAAVGAECGKLVSKTTPVDIIVTPAVTLMAGVAVAQFIGPAIAAMMTEIGALIMWAVELQPLLMGMVVAVLMGIILTLPISSAAIAIALSLSGLAAGAATVGCCAQMVGFAVMSFKENRWAGLLSQGLGTSMLQMPNIVKNPKIWIPPIVASAVLGPVATLGFKMSNIPSGAGMGTSGLVGQVGTINAMGNAPSVWLAIGLLHFVLPALITLAVAMLLRKKGWIKEGDLKLDV, from the coding sequence ATGGCGGTGAAACAATTTTTGGCGGCGCGCAATATTGAATTCAGTGTGCGCCGCTACGGGGTGGATGCGCTGAACTTTATGGCGCTGGGCTTGTTCAGCTCGCTGATTGTGGGGCTGATTCTGAAAACCATCGGCACTTGGGCGGATTTGCCGTGGCTGGTGGCGGTGGGCACGCAGGCGCAAGGGGTGATGGGCGCGGCGATTGGCGTGGGCGTGGCCTATGCCTTAAAAGCCCCGCCGTTGGTGCTCTTGGCCAGCGTGGCCACCGGCACCGCCGGCGCGGCACTGGGCGGGCCGGTGGGCTGTTTTATTGCCGCGGCAGTGGGTGCGGAATGCGGCAAGCTGGTGAGCAAAACCACGCCGGTAGACATTATCGTCACCCCGGCAGTAACGCTGATGGCGGGGGTGGCGGTGGCGCAATTTATCGGCCCGGCCATTGCGGCGATGATGACCGAAATCGGCGCACTGATTATGTGGGCGGTGGAGTTGCAGCCTTTGCTGATGGGGATGGTGGTGGCGGTGTTGATGGGCATTATCCTTACCTTGCCGATTTCCAGCGCGGCGATTGCCATTGCCCTATCGCTCAGCGGCTTGGCGGCGGGTGCGGCCACGGTGGGCTGTTGTGCGCAGATGGTGGGCTTTGCGGTGATGAGCTTTAAAGAAAACCGTTGGGCCGGGCTGCTCAGCCAAGGCTTGGGCACCAGCATGCTGCAAATGCCCAATATTGTCAAAAACCCAAAAATTTGGATTCCGCCGATTGTGGCCAGCGCAGTGTTGGGCCCGGTGGCCACGCTGGGCTTTAAAATGAGCAATATTCCTTCGGGCGCGGGCATGGGCACCAGTGGCCTGGTGGGGCAGGTGGGCACCATCAATGCTATGGGCAACGCGCCTTCGGTGTGGCTGGCCATCGGCCTGTTGCATTTTGTGCTGCCGGCGCTGATTACCTTGGCGGTGGCGATGCTGTTGCGCAAAAAAGGCTGGATTAAAGAGGGTGATTTAAAGCTGGATGTGTGA
- a CDS encoding DUF1328 domain-containing protein has protein sequence MLHYAVIFFIIAIIAAVLGFGGIAGAATGIAKILFIVFLIMAVLSFLFGRKR, from the coding sequence ATGCTGCATTACGCCGTGATCTTTTTTATCATCGCCATTATTGCCGCCGTATTGGGTTTTGGTGGCATTGCCGGTGCAGCCACCGGTATTGCCAAAATTCTGTTTATTGTGTTTTTGATTATGGCGGTGTTGTCGTTCTTGTTCGGACGCAAACGCTAG
- a CDS encoding antitoxin VbhA family protein — MKTIDKAALLVEFERPKVVNFTAEEIARRKKSFIQIVASCALENAEPDEFGKVVVMERIRGELTHEQADMILREQCPDETARIQAKIRRMHQLGLSWIDL, encoded by the coding sequence ATGAAAACAATTGACAAAGCAGCACTGCTAGTGGAGTTTGAGCGGCCTAAAGTGGTCAACTTTACGGCAGAAGAAATTGCCCGGCGCAAAAAAAGTTTTATTCAGATTGTTGCCAGTTGCGCTCTTGAAAATGCGGAGCCGGACGAATTTGGTAAAGTGGTTGTTATGGAGCGCATTCGCGGAGAATTGACCCACGAACAAGCAGATATGATTTTACGGGAACAATGCCCTGATGAAACGGCTCGCATTCAAGCCAAGATTAGGCGCATGCATCAACTGGGCTTATCGTGGATAGATTTATAA
- the lysA gene encoding diaminopimelate decarboxylase, translating into MTDTLHCEQVPLPDLAAAYGTPLYVYSTQALTDALGHYQHAFAALNPLICYAVKANGNLSILRHFARLGCGFDIVSGGELARVLAAGGSAAKTIFSGVGKSVAEIEYALQQGVLCFNVESLPELDRINAVAARLGKTAPISLRINPDVDAQTHPYISTGLKANKFGIAFADALAAYQHAASLPHLRITGIDCHIGSQLTNLSPLVEALERLLVLVDTLAAQGIALQHIDIGGGVGIVYDNEEVPDLAAYAQAVAERLAGRKLKLMLEPGRSLVGNAGLLLTQVEFIKHGEEKDFVIVDAAMNDLLRPSLYDAHHRIEPVQQKAIAPICADVVGPICETGDFLGKARTLAVEPGDLLAIHSAGAYTASMASNYNTRPRAAEVLVHGHQHRLIRERETVAQLLAGEQACLAD; encoded by the coding sequence ATGACTGATACCCTACACTGCGAACAGGTGCCGCTGCCTGATTTGGCCGCTGCCTACGGCACGCCGCTGTATGTTTACAGCACCCAAGCGCTCACCGATGCCCTCGGCCACTACCAACACGCCTTTGCGGCGCTAAATCCACTGATTTGCTATGCAGTGAAGGCCAACGGCAATTTGAGCATTTTGCGCCATTTCGCCCGCTTGGGCTGCGGCTTTGATATTGTGTCCGGCGGTGAGCTGGCACGGGTGTTGGCCGCAGGCGGCAGCGCGGCGAAAACGATTTTTTCCGGCGTGGGCAAAAGCGTGGCCGAAATCGAATACGCGCTGCAACAAGGCGTGCTGTGCTTTAATGTGGAGTCACTGCCTGAGCTAGACCGCATCAATGCGGTGGCCGCGCGCTTGGGCAAAACCGCGCCCATTTCGCTGCGCATCAACCCCGATGTGGACGCACAAACCCACCCGTATATTTCCACCGGCCTGAAAGCCAATAAATTCGGCATTGCCTTTGCCGATGCACTGGCCGCCTACCAACACGCCGCCAGCCTGCCGCACTTGCGCATCACCGGCATCGACTGCCATATCGGCTCGCAGCTCACCAATTTAAGCCCACTGGTGGAAGCACTGGAGCGCCTGCTGGTGCTGGTAGACACGCTGGCCGCCCAAGGCATTGCCTTGCAACACATCGACATCGGCGGCGGCGTGGGCATTGTGTACGACAACGAAGAGGTGCCCGATTTGGCCGCCTACGCCCAAGCCGTGGCCGAGCGCCTGGCCGGGCGGAAACTGAAGCTGATGCTGGAACCGGGGCGCAGCTTAGTGGGCAATGCCGGGCTGCTGCTCACCCAAGTGGAATTCATCAAACACGGCGAAGAAAAAGACTTTGTGATTGTGGATGCCGCCATGAACGACTTGCTGCGGCCTTCTTTATACGATGCCCACCACCGCATTGAGCCCGTGCAGCAAAAAGCCATTGCGCCGATTTGCGCCGATGTGGTTGGCCCCATTTGCGAAACCGGCGATTTTCTGGGCAAAGCACGCACCTTGGCGGTGGAACCGGGCGATTTGCTGGCCATCCACAGCGCCGGTGCCTACACCGCCAGCATGGCCAGCAACTACAACACCCGCCCGCGCGCCGCCGAAGTGTTGGTGCACGGCCATCAACACCGCCTAATCCGCGAACGCGAAACCGTGGCACAGCTGTTGGCAGGCGAGCAGGCTTGTTTGGCGGATTGA
- the lptM gene encoding LPS translocon maturation chaperone LptM: protein MSRLPLLLCTALLLAACGYKGDLYLPKQDDKAQFGVVQTGLQTGLPNQPIQPQNQPRHD, encoded by the coding sequence ATGTCCCGATTACCCCTATTGCTGTGCACCGCCTTGCTTTTGGCCGCCTGTGGCTACAAAGGCGATTTGTATCTGCCCAAACAAGACGACAAAGCCCAGTTCGGCGTGGTACAAACCGGCCTACAAACCGGCCTGCCAAACCAGCCCATCCAACCGCAAAACCAGCCCCGACATGACTGA
- the cyaY gene encoding iron donor protein CyaY — MMTESEFLQFSDDLFARIEDEIDAGGWDLDCQSGGNVLTIEADSGEQVIVNRHTPNQELWIAAKSGGFHFGRQNGQWLATRDGSEFIAVLNQVLSTACGETVVIKPLAAE, encoded by the coding sequence ATGATGACCGAAAGTGAATTTTTACAGTTTTCCGACGATTTATTTGCCCGCATCGAAGACGAAATCGATGCCGGCGGCTGGGATTTAGACTGCCAAAGCGGCGGCAATGTGCTCACCATCGAGGCCGACAGCGGCGAGCAGGTGATTGTAAACCGCCACACGCCCAACCAAGAGCTGTGGATTGCCGCCAAAAGCGGCGGCTTTCATTTTGGCCGTCAAAACGGCCAGTGGCTGGCCACGCGCGACGGCAGCGAGTTTATCGCGGTGTTAAATCAGGTATTGTCGACAGCGTGCGGTGAGACGGTGGTGATTAAGCCTTTGGCGGCTGAATAG
- a CDS encoding LysR family transcriptional regulator, whose product MLHTLIKHDLKALQAFVAIVECQGVSAAQARLNMSQSAISTHLAHLEESLGVSLCRRGRAGFGLTKAGHQLYDACTLLLQATAEFHRDVQNIKWHRSVLSGTLRICMVDHMPDSFTQALASVIQTAYQRYPELRLAVDIRSPQEIETAVATNQMDLGMGYFANPLKNLRYQPMLEERQNVYCHRDHPAAQAPNLTLNMLEEDYAWVKRGYLQSAFLSGLNPVQVTATAYQMEATRLFLLAGSHIGYLPQDYAAPLVADGILCALLPQQATYLVTHYAVTRPTPDPRVNWFLGHLSSLLPV is encoded by the coding sequence ATGCTGCACACCTTGATTAAACATGATTTAAAAGCGCTACAGGCTTTTGTGGCGATTGTGGAGTGCCAGGGCGTGAGTGCGGCGCAGGCGCGCTTGAATATGTCGCAATCGGCCATCAGCACCCATTTGGCGCATCTGGAAGAAAGCTTGGGCGTGTCGCTGTGCCGCCGCGGCCGCGCCGGTTTCGGGCTCACCAAGGCCGGGCATCAGCTCTACGATGCCTGCACGCTGCTGTTGCAGGCCACCGCCGAATTTCACCGCGATGTGCAAAACATCAAATGGCACCGCTCGGTGCTTTCCGGCACCTTGCGCATCTGCATGGTGGACCACATGCCCGACAGCTTTACTCAAGCATTGGCCAGCGTGATTCAAACCGCTTATCAGCGCTATCCGGAGCTGCGGCTGGCGGTAGACATCCGCTCGCCGCAGGAAATCGAAACTGCGGTGGCCACCAATCAAATGGATTTGGGCATGGGCTATTTTGCCAACCCTTTAAAAAACCTGCGCTACCAGCCGATGCTGGAAGAGCGGCAAAATGTGTATTGCCACCGCGACCATCCGGCGGCACAGGCGCCCAACCTGACTTTAAACATGCTGGAAGAAGATTATGCTTGGGTGAAACGCGGCTATTTGCAGTCGGCATTTTTGTCGGGCTTAAACCCGGTGCAGGTTACCGCCACGGCTTATCAGATGGAGGCCACACGGCTGTTTTTGCTGGCGGGCAGCCACATCGGCTATTTGCCGCAAGACTACGCCGCGCCGCTGGTGGCCGACGGCATACTGTGTGCGCTGCTGCCGCAACAGGCCACTTATTTGGTAACCCACTACGCGGTTACCCGCCCCACGCCTGATCCGCGCGTGAATTGGTTTTTAGGGCATTTAAGCAGCTTGCTGCCGGTGTGA
- a CDS encoding aromatic amino acid transporter: MPLTPSRAPSLLGGALIIAGTVVGAGMFANPTATAGIWFGGSLLVLAYTWFCMLASGLMLLEVGSHYPAGASFDTLVKDLLGPVWNGITGLAVAFVLYVLTYAYIFVGGDLTAQNLSAMGQTVPLPVGQLLFFTVLALCVVWSSRWVGRLTSVLLGGMVITFLLATGPLIGSAQWPLLLDSGAAAGTRYWPYVLTALPVCLASFGFHGNVASLYKHYRGDAAKVAKALWLGTLLALLIYVLWQLAIQGNLPRHAFAPVIAADGQVSVLIAEITRYGGHAAAGMGKMLSLFAYMAIATSFLGVTLGLFDYLADLCGWGDDAAGRSKTAALTFLPPLLACLLFPTGFVTVIGYVGLAAAVWTALVPAMLLRRSRQRFGLGRYRVRGGVTLMLLVFSFGVINIAAQLLSQWGWVPVFKG; the protein is encoded by the coding sequence ATGCCGCTCACCCCTTCCCGCGCCCCGTCTTTACTCGGCGGCGCTTTAATTATCGCCGGTACCGTGGTGGGTGCCGGTATGTTTGCCAATCCCACCGCCACCGCCGGTATTTGGTTTGGCGGCTCGCTGCTGGTGCTGGCCTACACTTGGTTTTGCATGTTGGCCTCCGGGCTGATGCTGCTGGAAGTGGGCAGCCATTATCCGGCTGGCGCCAGCTTCGACACTTTGGTGAAAGACTTACTCGGCCCGGTGTGGAACGGCATTACCGGGCTGGCGGTGGCGTTTGTGCTGTATGTGCTCACCTATGCCTATATTTTTGTGGGCGGCGATTTAACCGCCCAAAACCTGAGCGCCATGGGGCAAACGGTGCCGCTACCAGTGGGGCAGCTGCTGTTTTTTACCGTGCTGGCGCTGTGCGTGGTGTGGAGCAGCCGCTGGGTAGGGCGGCTCACCAGTGTGCTGCTGGGCGGCATGGTCATCACCTTTCTGCTGGCCACCGGCCCCTTGATCGGCTCGGCGCAATGGCCGCTGTTGCTCGACAGCGGTGCGGCGGCGGGCACGCGCTATTGGCCATATGTGCTCACTGCGCTGCCGGTATGCCTGGCTTCGTTTGGCTTTCACGGCAATGTGGCCAGCCTGTATAAACACTACCGCGGCGATGCGGCCAAGGTAGCCAAGGCTTTGTGGCTGGGCACGCTGCTGGCCTTGCTGATTTATGTGCTGTGGCAGCTGGCCATTCAAGGTAATTTACCGCGCCATGCGTTTGCGCCGGTGATTGCGGCCGACGGCCAGGTGTCGGTATTGATTGCCGAAATCACCCGCTACGGCGGCCACGCGGCGGCGGGTATGGGCAAAATGCTGTCGCTGTTTGCCTATATGGCGATTGCCACCTCGTTTTTGGGGGTGACGCTGGGCTTGTTCGACTACTTGGCCGACTTGTGCGGCTGGGGCGACGATGCCGCCGGACGCAGCAAAACCGCCGCGCTCACCTTTTTACCGCCGCTCTTGGCCTGTTTACTGTTTCCCACCGGCTTTGTTACCGTTATCGGTTATGTGGGGCTGGCCGCCGCGGTGTGGACGGCCTTGGTGCCCGCCATGCTGTTGCGGCGTAGCCGTCAACGCTTCGGCCTTGGCCGCTACCGCGTGCGCGGCGGCGTGACGTTGATGTTGTTGGTGTTCAGCTTTGGCGTAATCAATATTGCGGCGCAATTGCTGAGCCAATGGGGCTGGGTGCCGGTGTTTAAGGGCTAG